Genomic segment of Phycisphaerae bacterium:
CTGCTTGCACACACCGCTCTGGCTCTGAATCACGCGCATCGCATCTCCCGCTTCTCGCGTCTGACTACAGCATAAAAAATGAATAATCGATGGTCAATATAAAATATCGATAAAATGGAAAGGGACAAAAATCTGCCATAAAGCATTAGTGATTAACAGCTTAGACGTGAAGGGCCAGCCCCCGGAGTCTAGCGGGCCACCAAACCCTGAAGATTCTGCGCCTCGACCGGCCCGCCCCCCACCTCAAAACGTTCCAGCCGCGTCCCCGGCTCCAGAAGGTAAAGAAAACCGATCTGGACGTCCTTGCCCTGAAGCTGGTTGATGTTCACGTGCCGGAACGGCTTGTTGTGCGACGACATCTGCGCCAGCTCTGGATCGTACTGCAGCTCCACGTACGACCCCCCGCCGTCCTGATTGTAGATCACGTACTGGCCCACCGGCAGGTGCTTGTTGCCCTGGGTGTCCACCAGATACCGCTGAGTCACACCCTGCACCGCCCCGAATACCTGCCGCAGCAGCGTCGTCTGGGCCCCGTCAAGCCGGCAGGCCAGACGGAACAGCGACTTGTCAGCCGGAACGAAGAAGCTCTTGACCACCGCCATCCGCCCCTCCGTCGTCGCATCCAGGGCCGAAGGGCTGTTCGTGCCCAACTCCCCGTGCACGATCCCCTTGCTAAACCGCATCCGGTTCACTTCCGCGTTCTCCGTACCCACCGTCCGCGCGCCCGCCCGCGCCGTCAGGCGAAACGGCAGCGCGTCGGTCGGCCCCGTCTGGTCGTAGTCGATCTGATACTGGCTCCGCCACCCCGAACGCGCCACCCGGTTGGCGTCCGTCGGCGGGGCCTGGCCCTCCTCCGTCGGCGCCGCCTCGGACGCCGGAGCCTCCTCGCCCTCGCTGAGCTTCGGCATCGGCGAGCGAGCCCACCGCTTGTACTCCAGGAACCACGGCTGGAAGCCTTCCGGCACCTCAAACACCACCCGGAACGTCTGCGGCGCGTTCGCCTGCAGCCGGCCGATCACCCCGTAGTTGCGGTACGTGATGTACTCCTGGTCATACTCGTCCTTCTTGACCTCCCACGGAACCTCCATCCGCATGAAGTTCCAGTCGCCCGGAAGGTCCAGGTCCTCAAACCCGATCAGGTAGTAATTCTGCGGATTCTCCCGGCGGTCATCGAACTCCGGAAAACCCACCAACCGGACCTGACCCCATCCGAACCGGTGACGCTTGTCCGAGTCCGCCGCCTTCGGATCCAGCTCCATCGCCACCGCCAGATAGTAGTGGCCGGACTGGGCCGGACGCCGCTCCTTGACGTTGATCTGCAGCCGCCGCGAATAGCCCTGGCCCTGGTACGCGTGCTCCTTGACCATCAGCGGCTGATCCAGCCGCCACGCCCGCACCGCCCGCGCCGTATCCGGCGCCACCACGTGGCGCGACTCGTGCTGAACCCCGATCCGCTGCGCCGACAGCTCGCCCGGCCAGTCCGGATGCAGCATCGAGAATTCCTTCCCGCCCGACAGCGCGTTGGCGCTCAACGCGCCCGCCATCCACGCCGCGAACCCGTCCGCGTTCGGAAAAATCGAACTGCGGTTCCCCTCGTTGTCGAACCGCTCGAACAACAGCAGTTGGTCGTGGAAGGGCAGCATCTGGAACGACAGACTCCCGATCCCCACCACCAGCAACGCCATCGGAAGGCTGATCGCCCCCGCCACCCCGCGATCCACCCACACGTTCAGGATGATATTCCCGCGGACCACGTTGTCCGCCACCGTCCGCAACACCACCAGCGTCCCAAAAAACAGCACCGCCAGCGACAGCGCGTCGGTATACCCCATCCACCCTTCCGGCAGATGCGCCCAGACCGCGTGGCTCAGCGGGGCGTAAAAGTTCACCGCCACCGCCGCCGACAAAATCGTCAGCACGATCATCATCAACGCGCTGTAAACCCCCTGAAGGGAGTGGAAGAACGCGATCCCCAGCACCAGCAACAGAGTCACGAGTATGAAAACCACTGCGAATCCTCCAAACGTCCCGCGGCGCTACGTCAGCGGGTCTTCTCCGCCGTCTCCGCTTCCTTGCTGACCCGGACGATCTCCTGCACGCTCGTCACCCCCGCCACCACCTGCTCCATCGCCACTTCCTGCCAGTAGCTCAGGCCCGCCTTCCGGACCGCCGACTTGATCTTGTTCGCGTCGCCGCTGCGAATCGCCTCGCGAAGCTGGTCGTCCACCACCAGCAGCTCCAGCACCGCCGTGCGGCCCAGGTACCCGGTCCCCTGGCACGTCCCGCAGACGACCGGGTTCCCCTTCTTGTCCACCACCTCCTGCGTCGGCGGACGGAAGAACACCACGTCGCTCTTGCTCGCCAGGTTCAACTTCCGCAGCGTCTCGGGATTCGGCTTGTACGCCTCCCGGCACGTCGGGCACAACTTGCGGATCAGCCGCTGGAACGTCACCGCCGACAGCGTCGCGGCCGCCGTCGCCGGATTCTCCATCCACCGAATCGCGCGGCCCAGCGCCGACAACGCGTTCGAACCGCGAATCGCCGCCACGATCTTGCGCTCCTTGGCCTCCACGATCGTTCCGATCATCTTCATCGTCTCCGCGTCCGCGCACGGATCGACCAGAATGATGTCCGGCTCGCGACGCGACACCGACTGCAGCAGCCGGGCAAAACTCTGCTCCTGACCGCTCTGGTAAATGTTCTGCGTGATGTTGTCCAGGTCCATCAGCGGCTTGGCTTCCACCGTGTGGATGTTCTGCTGGAACGAGTCGTGGCTCCGACCGAACGCGTACAGCGTCGTGCTCACCCCCGATCCGCCAAGACCCGAAATCAGCACCACCCCCTTCTTGTGCCCGACCAGCTCCTTGACCTTCGCAAGCTGGCTCTCGGTGAACCCCAGGTCGTCCACCGTGAACTTGGCCTCCTCAGCCCGCACCCGAATCCGAAGCCGCTCGCCCGCCGTGCTGCCCGAAGTCTCGATGTCCAGGTTCACCTTCCGGTCCACGTCCGCCTGCTGGGCGATCAGCTTCGCCCGCTGCGGACGCCGACGCTCGTTGATCTCCAACCCGCAGGTCCCTTTGACGTAGTCCACGATCATCTGGCCCATCTTGCGGTCCAGCATCCCGTACTCCGCCCCGACCCCGTCGATCTTGAACAGCACCCGGTAGTGCTCACCCGTCGGCTGAACCAGGATATCGCTCGACCGCCGCCACAGGGCGTCAAACAGCATGTCCTGGAACGCCTGATAGATCCTCTGAAGCTCCTCCCCCTCCGGAATCTTCGCCTCGCGGCCCTCGTACGTGCTCAGACGCACCTTCGTCTTGATCTCGAACGTCTGCTCCTGCTCGCCCCGAATCGCGCTGAGCAGGTTCGCCGGCTTGAGAATCTTGTCCTCCTCGCCCACCAGCGAATCCCGGTACAATGCGTACGCCAGCAGCCCGCCCAACCCCAGCAGCACGAAGAACAGCAGGCCCAGCCAGTAGCTCGGAAAAACCACCCAGCAGAACCACCCGACCACACCCGCCGCCGCCACCACCATGCCCCACATGAACTCGTTGATCGAAAGCCGCCGCGCGTCCCGGCACACCCAACCCGCCGGCCACGCCCACACGAACATCAGCAGCGCCATCACCACGATCTTCCAGACCGCGAAAAAACCGCCGTCCGGCGTCACCGGCGGCATCGGGGCTTCCACCTGGGCCAACATCAGAAACATCAGGTCCGCCATTCGCTCACTCCGTCACTGCCGTCCGGGGCCCGATTGCCCTCAAAACCCTTAAAGGATACCCGACTTCGACGCGTTTATCCCCTTCAATCTCATTTTCAACTCCTCCGGATTCGGCGAGGCATCGTACGCCGTCTGGCTCTCGATCCATTCCTTGGCCACCATCTGCCGAAGCGACTCGTTGAAGTCCTGCATCCCGATGTCGTAGTTCGACTTGATCACGTCCAGAATGTCCGACTCCCGACTCTCCCCGATCAGCTTCCGGATCGCCGGGTTGTTGATCAAAATCTCCACCGCCGGGATCATGTCCGTCCCCTCCTTGATGCTCGGCAAAAGCCGCTGGCTGATGATCGCCTTCAGGTTGAACACCAGCGACTGGCGGATCAGCGACCGCTCCTCCTGCGGAAACAGGTCCAGCAGCCGCGTGACCGTCTGCGCCGTGCTCGAACTGTGAATCGTCCCTAACACCAGGTGCCCCGTCTCCGCCGCCTGCAAAGCCGCCTGGAACGTCTGCCGGTCCCGCATCTCCCCGATCAGCACCACGTCAGGGTCCTCGCGCATCAGGTACTTCAAGCCGTCCGAGAAGTCCGCCACGTCGATCCCCACCTCCCGCTGGTTGATAAACGCCTTCTTGTCCGTGAAAATGTACTCGATCGGGTCCTCGATCGTCACGATGTGGCACGCCCGGTTCTCGTTGATGTACTCCAGCATCGCCGCGATCGTCGTGCTCTTGCCCGATCCGGTAATGCCCGACAGCAGCACCAGCCCCTGGTGATAGCTCGCCAGCTTGCCGATCTGCGCCGGCAGGTTCAGCCCCTCGAACGTCGGAATGTCCCGCTCCACCCGCCGCGCCGCGATCGACGTCATCCCACGCTGGCGAAACACGTTAAGACGAAACCGGTCCTCCCCCTCCAGGTCGTACGCAAAGTCCACCGCCCCGTTCTTCTGGTACATCTCCCGAAGCTTCGGACTCATCACCGAAAAGATCATCTCCTCGATATCCGCGTTCGACAGCTCCTCCCCCGCCACCGTCCGAATGCTCCCGCCGATCCGCATCCGCGGCTTCGAATTCGCCTTCAGGTGAAGGTCCGACCCGTCGTGCTTGATCACCGCCCGAAAAAAGGCCATCAGCTTCTCGCTGGCCCCCTTGCCGTTCCCGTTCACGCTGTTCGTCGACAAATTCATCTCGCCCACACCCGGTCTCCTTTACTCCAGGTCCGCCGACCGACCACCGCTACCGGCACGGCCAGCCTATCAGTGTAACTCATATTACGCCAGCCTTCAAGCCGCCCCAACCGCAACCGGTTCCGGTGGACTCCCATTTTCGCTAACGCCTGGAATTCCTAACCGTTCTGAATGCCGCGGGGGCCGACATCCCAATCCGGCTGATCGCTCGGCGAGCACCAAGGTGCTCCTTAAAGGCTGGTTCGCTCCGGCCAGTATCTTCGCAGAACCTATACTATACTCCAACCCGACGGACATTGTAAAGCCAATAGATGGCGGCTTTTAACGTTCCCTCCGCCGCCGCCGCCGCGACCCGCTTGCCCGCCCGCCCCTCAGACCGTATCATGACCGATACGCAACGACGGGGGATCGTTCCGATGGGCACACGCGACTACGAATCCCAACGCCTCGACTTCCCGATCGACCGGGCCCTGATCGACGAACTGCTGGCCCTCTGGAAGGTCGCCTTCGATCTCGACCTGGCCGACGAAATCCCCCAGTTCCTCGGCCGCGAGCTTCACGCCAACCGCGATGTGCTCTTTCTGGCCCGCCGGAACGACCGCGTCGTCGCCACCTGCCGACTGACCCAAAGCCGCCTGGACCCGCGCCTGGGCTACCTCTCCGAAGTGGCCACCGCCCCGGACCATCGCGGACACGGCCTGGCCGGCGACCTCTGCCGACGCGCCGCCGACGCCTTCGACGACGCCGGCGGACACGCCTGCTTCCTGGGCGCCGATAACCAAGCCGCCGCCCGCATCTACGCCCGCCTCGGCTGGCGGCGACTGCCCAACACCAACGTCATGCTCCGCGTCGCGCCGCCCGCCACGCCCGAGGAATTCCTCGTCGATCACGTCCGACGCGGCCTCGACCGCGAACTGGCCATCCGTCCCGGCGGACCCGAACTCCGCGTCCCGATCATCCCCGCCATCGTCACCCCGCACGACTGGATCGCCCTCGACGCCAATGCCGCCATCCTCTCCACCCGGTCCGTCTGCCAGAAGTCCTGCGTCGGCCTCTATCCCCGCTACGACCGCCTGCGACAGCCCGACGGCTGGTTCGCCCTCGTCCGCGACGACCAAGCCGTCCTCGGCCTGGCCTCCGCCGCCCGCCGCGATCAGGACCTCTGGATCGTCGACGCCTTCACCCACGTCCACTACTCCGCCTGGCTCCAACCCCTCTACCGACGCGCCGCCGATCTGGCCAAACGCCGCCACCCCGCCGCCGTCTGCGCCACCTGCGAGCAAGACGATCCCCTCAAAGCCGCTGCCCTCGACCGCCTCGGCTTCCGCCGCACCGACCGAACCATCCCGCTCGAACACGACCCCCAAATCCTGACCCTGCGCCTCTACGAGATCCCAACCTGACCGCCCGCCGCACCCGATGTGCCCTTGACCCTTGTTCCGCAGCCCGATCCGACGTATCCTCGCCGCCATGCCGGAAACACCGCTCGACAAGACCTCGCTCCTGGCCGCGCTGCCGATCGCGGACCGCGAACTCGCCATCCGGCCGTGGCGGCGGATGGACATCGACCGCCGCGCCGAATGGCCGCCGTATCCCGAACCCTACCGCGGCTTCAACTTCCCCGCCCGCAGCCTGGGCCCGGCCCAGCGAGACCTTTGGTTCGCCGAACGCGATAGCCTGCCCGACCGGCTGAACCTCACCGTCGATCACTCCGACCAGCTCTGCATCGCCTACTTCGCCCTGACCGAAATCGACTTCGCCGCCCGCGCCGTCGGCAATATGGGCATCCGCGTGGCCCCGCACTTCTGCAGCCGCGGCCTCGGAACCCGCGCCCTCCGGCGAATCGTCGACTGGGCCTTCGCCGCCGGCCTCCAAACCATCCGCCTCGACGTCGCCGCCTCCAACCGACGCGCCGTCCGATCCTACGAAAAAGCCGGCTTCGCCATCACCGGCGAATTCTGGCGCGACGACCACGCCCTCCGCGCCGTCAACCTCGCCGACCCCAGACACGACGACCTCCGCCCGCACGTCCGCTTCGACCCCGACCCCCAACTGCGATTTTGGTGGATGCAAGTCCGTCGCTGACGCCAAGGGCGACACAGGCCGGTCCGATTACAGAAAAGCCCAGGAAGGCCCCGACCTTCCTGGGCTGGTCTTGTTGGCTGAGCCTGCGCCCCTACTCCGGCGCCGTCTCGATCTCCAGCTTCGCGTAGTCCACGCCCACGTCGTCGCCGAACATCACGTCCAGCTCGCCGTCGTTCAGTTCCGACAAAATGCTGATCACCGGTCCAGCCGTCACATCCGGATAGCCGGGATTGCCCACCGACGTCTTGAGGTTGCCAAGGTCGAGCACGATCTCGGTCACCCGATCGCCCGGAACCGGATCCAGGTAGTTCCGCAACGCCACCAGCTCATAGAGCGGCGTCCCGTTGTTGAGGAACTGCGACCCGTCGAACCAGAACACGTCCGTCTCCGGCTGAGTCCACGTCGCGATGATCCCCAACCGCAAACGAGCCCGCACCACCCGCTGGCCGGCGGGAATCGTAAACTGGTGCGTCCACCCGATCACGTTGTCACGCAACGTGCTGTCGAACGTCGCCACCTGCGGCCACGGATGATTCGGCTCCGACGGCAGGTTCACGATCGCCTGCCCAAGCCGCGTCGACTGGTACGGAATCACGTCCTCCTCGTTGCCCGCCTGGAACCCGTCGTTGTCCCCGTACGACACGCTGCCCACCTCGCCCTCCACAAAGAACGCCGTCACCGTCTTGGCGCCGTCCATCGTCAGGCTCGCCGTCATCGACGTACCGGTCACGCTCCCCTCCCAGTGATCGAACAACCAACCAGCCGCCGGCGTCGCCTGAAGCGTCAACTGAGTCCCCGCCGCGTACAGCCCGCTCTGCACGCTCACCGTCCCCTGGCCCTGCGTGTTCACCGTCAACTGGAATTGCTCGACCGACTCTTCCACAAAAATCGCCCGAGCCGTCTTGTTGCCGTCCAGCGTCAACGCCGCCGGATTCGCGCTGCTCGTCAACGCCCCTTCCCAGTGGTCAAACCGCCAGCCCGCGCTCGCCGTCGCGCTCAGGTTCATCTGAGTATTGGCCGCGTACACGTGCTGACCCGCCGCCGGATCCGTCGTCCCCTGGCCCTGAACCTCCATCGTCAACGTGTAGTTCGCCGCGTCCTGGGCGAACACCGCCGTCACCGTCTTGCCCCGGTCCATGCTCACCTGAATGCTCTGGTCCGTGCTCGACACGTCCCCCTGCCACCGCACAAAGTGCCACCCCGACGCCGCCGTCGCACTCAGGTCCACCTGCGCGCCCGACGCGTACGCGTGCTGGCCGACCGCCGGATCGGTCGTCCCCTGACCCTGCACGTTCACCGTCAGCGTGTACTGCTCAGCGTTCGGCTCGAACACCGCCGTTACCGTCATGCTGCTGTTCATCGTGATCGGAATCAACGCCGTCGTGCCCGAAATGTCGCCCGACCACCGAACGAAGTGCCACCCTTCAGCCGGGGTCGCGGTCAGGCCCACCTGCCGACCCGCGCTGTACTCGTGCTGCCCGCGCGCCGGATCCGTCGTCCCCTGCCCGCTCACGTTCATCGTCAACACATAGCGCTCAGCGTCCGGCTCGAACACCGCCGTCACCGACCGCCCGTTGTTCATCAACACCGACACCGCCTCGTCCGTGCTCGACACGTCGCCCTGCCACCGCACGAAATGCCACCCCTCCGACGGCGTCGCCGTCAGATCCACCTGCATCCCCGCGTCGTACAGGTGCTCGCCCGCCGCCGGTACCGTCGTCCCCTGGCCCATTACGTTGACGATCAGCGGATACTGCTGCGCGTCCTGCTCGAACACCGCCGTCACCTGCTTGTTGCTCGTCATGCTCAGATCCACCACGGGATTCGTCCCCGTGATGTCGCCTTCCCAACGTACGAAATGCCGGCCCTCGAACGCCAACGCCTTGAGGCCCACCTGCGCGTTCGCGTCGTACGTGTGAACGCCCGCCGCCGGCTCCGTCCGGCCGCCGCCTTTCACCGCGATGCTCAGCGTGTACTGCTCAGCGTCCTGCTCGAACACCGCCGTTACCACCGCGCGGCTGTCCATCAACACCTGCACCGTCGACTGTGTCGACTGCACGTCGCCTTCCCATCGCACAAAGTGCCATCCTTCCGCCGGCGTCGCCTTCAAAACCACCTGAGTTCCAGCCGCGTACGAGTGCTCGCCCGCCGCCGGATCCGTCGTGCCCTGGCCCTGCGTCCGGACCAGCAGGCCGTACGCAGATGCGTCCTGCTCGAACACCGCCACGATCTCCAGACTCCGGTCGATCAGCACCCGCATGATCGGCTCGCTCCCGCTCACGTCGCCGCTCCACCGCACAAAGTGCCAGCCCTGCGCCGGCGTCGCCTCGAACGTTACCTCCGCCCCCGCCGCAAACGGCTGGTCGCCCAGACCGGGACTCACGCTGCCCTGGCCCTGAGTCGTTACGTTGATCGTGTATTGGGCTGCGTTCTGCTCGAACGTCGCCTTCACCGTGTGGTTCTGGTCCATGCTCAGCCCGATCGTCGACGCCCCGCCCGTCGCGTCACCGCTCCACCGCAGAAAATGCCAGTCCGCCGACGGCACTGCCGTCACCGTCACATAGCTGTTCTCCGCGTACAAATGATCCCCCGCCGCCGGATTCGTGCTCCCTTGACCCTCCGTCAGCACCGTCAGCGTGTACTGCGTCCCCACCGGAGGCGGCACAGGACCGCCGCAGCCGCTGATCGCCACGAGCCCCAAAACCACGCTCATCGCCAGTATCGCTTTGCCCCATGCTCTCATCTCGTTCCCCTTAATCCTTATAAAACACAACGATTCGCTCGCCCCGGCGACGCCAGACCGTCCAACACGGGTACGCCCATTATAACGCAAAACCGACCTCGGCTGATCCTCGCTGATAGACTCTCTCCCAAGACTCTACCGCCGGGCTCGACATTCGCCCAGCCTCGACACTCGCGCGGTCGCAAAGCTCACCCCTGGTACATCAGGATACCGCCAACCCGCCCCCCCGTCAAGCGATTTTCACCCGCCGCCCCTTACCCTCCGCGCCGCAAGTCCTATAACCACAACATTATACCGACCCCCATGGCCCCCATGCCCATCCGCCCGATCCCGTACGGGCAACCCTTGTGGCTCCCCCATCGTCCCTGCCCCATCCGCGCCGATTCCATCCGCCGTGCAAGAACCTGGCGCACCTCCACCCACCGCCAGAACTCCCAACAATCCCCAACCCCCGCTCCCCCTCCACGTCTCAGCGTCCCTGCGGGAACTCCATGCTCCCCGCTTCACCCTCACCGCAAAGCCTGCGTCGTGGCCGGCGAGCGCTTGCGGCAGTCAAACAACTCCGTCTTTACGCTGTCGGAAATCGCCCTGCCATATCGCACAAGGCTGACATACAACTCCCCGCGCTCCTGACGCTCCACGAGCTCTTCCGCCCGGCTGTCCTCGACCGCAAACTGCACCGAAGCGCAGCAGATCAGGTTGCCGCCCCGGGCTTCCTGCTCGAGATAATCCAACTCAGGTTCGAAAAAGGGAAACATCTCGCGGTACCCGGTCGCCCTGCACTCGACGAGCAGGCCATCCGGGCTCGGCGTCCGCTCGATCCAGTCAACACTCAACCACGTGTACTTGGCCGTCAGCCGGATCTCGGCGAATGCCAACACCGGATGCCCCAGCGATTCCGGCGTGGCCTCCCTCAGCCTCTCATCCAGCGCCTCGTACCTCGCCAGATAAAACCGCTTCACGGGGTCGTCCGTCTGCTCCGACCTGTACCGCCCCAACTGATCCGCCACAAATTCTCTGTTCCTGGCCAGCCGCTCCGCATCCGACTCCCCGCACCCGGAACACCAGAACAGTCCACCAGACAATATCAAACCCAATAGACTCCTCGACAGAAACGCACTCATGATGATCCTTGAGCCTTTTCAACTGCCGGCCTCGTCTCGGTTGGCCTTGGCGCGGTGTCCGTGGACACATACAGGTAGACTCGCGTCAGGTTCTCGCCAAGCTCCTGCGTCACGACATGAAACGTCCATTCCCAGTAGTTGCCCTTCGGATACCTGCGCACCTGGGATTTCCTGCCGAACCGCGGCGATGGAACCTCATCCACCCGCCACCACCAGAGGTTACGACCGGCAGTGATCAGGAACTCCCGCTGTTCCGCATCGAACGCCAACTCCTCGAACGACGGCAACGCCTCGTGCTCATCCATCCACCGCCTCAGATCATCCGGCGCCAGTTCGAACCGAACGTACACGAAGGCTGTCATGACCGATAGCTCATGGAAATGCAGATCGCGTGCACTGTCCGGCAGCGTCAGACCCGTGTGCCCTTTCACCAACCCGCGCAGCTCGCCCGCCTTGAGCGGCTCTTCAGGATGGAACAGTAGAATCAGGACGAACAGAACCGCCCCCGTCAAAAGCACAATCGGAACAAACAACACCGCCGCCACGATCAAAGCCCGTACCAGACCGGAACCCCGTGAAGCGTCCTTCATCATCGACAACCCGCCTCCCCACCAACGATGTAACACATGCTGATCTGTCGCGATGGATACTGCACGCCAATCATGCAACCTACAATAACAGAGCCCCAGAGAAAGTCAACGCCGACCCCATCCGCCCATGCGTGCTCCGCAGCCAACCGGCTCTCTCGCCCAACCAATGCCGGCACTGTGTCATTCCCGCGCAGGCGGGGATCCAGTCCCTCAAACGCTCCCTTCCCGCAAACTCGCAGCTTTCCATCCGCGCGAAAACAACCACCCGCTGCCCGATCCACCCCCTTCCCGTACGGGCAACCCTTGTGGTTGCCCCATCCACCATCCCACGCCGACAACACCCCCGCACACGACCTTGACTCCGCCACCATCCCAAGTCAACATAACACCCATGAATCACGCAGCGGACCAGAAAACACCCGCGACACCACAGCCGAAAAGCGACCGCTTCCGCCTCTGGATCGGCCTCGCCCTCGCCGCCTTCGCCAACCTCCAACTCGTCTTCGCACTGTTTCCTCTACGATGGACGGTGGCAACACAGGGGGAACCGCATGCCCTTGTCCTATCCGTCGCGATGGCGCTTGGCTTCCTCTGGATCGCCTCCGTGCCATTGGCCGGATACTTCCTGATCACCTGGGCCAGGTGGCGAACCAAGCCGCTCGCGTGGATCGCCGCCCTCGCCCTCGCCAGCGCCGCCGCCTTCATCACCCTCGGCCTCCACAACGGCCACGGCGTCAGAGCCGTCGTCAACACCGCCTCCGCAAGCTGGCTGGTGATAGGAGCAATCTGCCTGATTCACAGAACGATCAGCCCCGCCCGCCCACGCAAACACCCAGCGAATACTGCCGGTCACAACGACTGCGCAGGATCATGAACACCTTCTGTCCTGTAACCCCTCCGAGTCCCGAACCCCCAACCCCAAATCCCCAACGCCCGCTCCCTCTCCGCGCCTCAGCGTCTCAGCGTGAGCCCCTTCCGCTCCCATTCTGAGTGCTGACCACTGAGTTCTGAATTCCCTCCCTCCGGACTCCCGGACTACCCTCCGCGCGTTCCGCGTGTTCCGTGCCGCCCCAAAAAGAAACAACTAATAGCGATGGAATGCACCCCAGCGACAGCCCCTAAAGCCTAAAGCCCAAAGCCTAAAGCCTACTCCCCCCGCATCACCATCGCCGTGATGTTATCGTGCCCGCCCGCACTATTCGCCGCCCGCACCAGTCGCTCAGCCGCCGCTTGCGGATCGGCGTGCTCACCAAGTATCGCCGCCATCTGCGAATCGCTGACCAGATCGGTCAACCCATCCGAACACAGCAGCAGGCAATCACCCGCCTTCGGCGTCAGCGACGTCACGTGCGGCTTGGCGTTCTCCTGCTCCATGCCCACGTAACGGATGAGCTGCCCGCGCGCGGGATGAGAGTTCGCCTCGTGCGGCTCGATCAACCCCTGCAACACCAGCGAATGCACCACCGAATGATCCAGCGAAAGCCGCCTGATCCGCCCGCTGTGCAGTAGATACGCCCGGCTGTCGCCGAGGTTCGCCACGTAAACCCGACCATCGACCCACAGCCCACAAACCACCGTCGCCCCCATGTCCTCGCAACCAGCCGTCTTGCGGGCCCGCGAAATCAAATACCGATTAAGCTGCCGAACCGCCCCGTCCAACCGCCGCTTGATCGCCCGCGCCGATCGCACCGGCCGACTCGCAAACCGCTTCTCCACGATCAGCGGCAGCGCCTGAACCACCGTCCCAGCCGCCACCTTGCCGCCCGCATGACCGCCCATCCCGTCGGACACGACAAACAGCCCCAAATCCTCCCGAACCGCAAACGCATCCTCGTTCTGTTCCCGAATCCGCCCCACATCCGTCGCTGCGCCCCAGCGCACCGCCCCAGCCGAACCGGACCCGCTGCGCCGCCGATCCACCGAACGTTTCGTCTGCAATCTGTGTTGTCGCGTACCCAAAACCGTACCAATATCCATCCGGCGAAACTCCCTATTGGGTCTATCGGCGGGAACCAGCCCCGCCGTCCACATCAGGTTAATTCTAGAACTCCCGCAGCGGCTGGGGCAGGATTTTCTTGGTTAGATATTTATTATATATCAGTTATTGTGCGGGTAAGTCGTGGGTGGGAAATTTGTCATACAACCATATCATCATACAAC
This window contains:
- a CDS encoding CvpA family protein, with product MVFILVTLLLVLGIAFFHSLQGVYSALMMIVLTILSAAVAVNFYAPLSHAVWAHLPEGWMGYTDALSLAVLFFGTLVVLRTVADNVVRGNIILNVWVDRGVAGAISLPMALLVVGIGSLSFQMLPFHDQLLLFERFDNEGNRSSIFPNADGFAAWMAGALSANALSGGKEFSMLHPDWPGELSAQRIGVQHESRHVVAPDTARAVRAWRLDQPLMVKEHAYQGQGYSRRLQINVKERRPAQSGHYYLAVAMELDPKAADSDKRHRFGWGQVRLVGFPEFDDRRENPQNYYLIGFEDLDLPGDWNFMRMEVPWEVKKDEYDQEYITYRNYGVIGRLQANAPQTFRVVFEVPEGFQPWFLEYKRWARSPMPKLSEGEEAPASEAAPTEEGQAPPTDANRVARSGWRSQYQIDYDQTGPTDALPFRLTARAGARTVGTENAEVNRMRFSKGIVHGELGTNSPSALDATTEGRMAVVKSFFVPADKSLFRLACRLDGAQTTLLRQVFGAVQGVTQRYLVDTQGNKHLPVGQYVIYNQDGGGSYVELQYDPELAQMSSHNKPFRHVNINQLQGKDVQIGFLYLLEPGTRLERFEVGGGPVEAQNLQGLVAR
- the tadA gene encoding Flp pilus assembly complex ATPase component TadA, with protein sequence MADLMFLMLAQVEAPMPPVTPDGGFFAVWKIVVMALLMFVWAWPAGWVCRDARRLSINEFMWGMVVAAAGVVGWFCWVVFPSYWLGLLFFVLLGLGGLLAYALYRDSLVGEEDKILKPANLLSAIRGEQEQTFEIKTKVRLSTYEGREAKIPEGEELQRIYQAFQDMLFDALWRRSSDILVQPTGEHYRVLFKIDGVGAEYGMLDRKMGQMIVDYVKGTCGLEINERRRPQRAKLIAQQADVDRKVNLDIETSGSTAGERLRIRVRAEEAKFTVDDLGFTESQLAKVKELVGHKKGVVLISGLGGSGVSTTLYAFGRSHDSFQQNIHTVEAKPLMDLDNITQNIYQSGQEQSFARLLQSVSRREPDIILVDPCADAETMKMIGTIVEAKERKIVAAIRGSNALSALGRAIRWMENPATAAATLSAVTFQRLIRKLCPTCREAYKPNPETLRKLNLASKSDVVFFRPPTQEVVDKKGNPVVCGTCQGTGYLGRTAVLELLVVDDQLREAIRSGDANKIKSAVRKAGLSYWQEVAMEQVVAGVTSVQEIVRVSKEAETAEKTR
- a CDS encoding PilT/PilU family type 4a pilus ATPase, producing MGEMNLSTNSVNGNGKGASEKLMAFFRAVIKHDGSDLHLKANSKPRMRIGGSIRTVAGEELSNADIEEMIFSVMSPKLREMYQKNGAVDFAYDLEGEDRFRLNVFRQRGMTSIAARRVERDIPTFEGLNLPAQIGKLASYHQGLVLLSGITGSGKSTTIAAMLEYINENRACHIVTIEDPIEYIFTDKKAFINQREVGIDVADFSDGLKYLMREDPDVVLIGEMRDRQTFQAALQAAETGHLVLGTIHSSSTAQTVTRLLDLFPQEERSLIRQSLVFNLKAIISQRLLPSIKEGTDMIPAVEILINNPAIRKLIGESRESDILDVIKSNYDIGMQDFNESLRQMVAKEWIESQTAYDASPNPEELKMRLKGINASKSGIL
- a CDS encoding GNAT family N-acetyltransferase → MGTRDYESQRLDFPIDRALIDELLALWKVAFDLDLADEIPQFLGRELHANRDVLFLARRNDRVVATCRLTQSRLDPRLGYLSEVATAPDHRGHGLAGDLCRRAADAFDDAGGHACFLGADNQAAARIYARLGWRRLPNTNVMLRVAPPATPEEFLVDHVRRGLDRELAIRPGGPELRVPIIPAIVTPHDWIALDANAAILSTRSVCQKSCVGLYPRYDRLRQPDGWFALVRDDQAVLGLASAARRDQDLWIVDAFTHVHYSAWLQPLYRRAADLAKRRHPAAVCATCEQDDPLKAAALDRLGFRRTDRTIPLEHDPQILTLRLYEIPT
- a CDS encoding GNAT family N-acetyltransferase, encoding MPETPLDKTSLLAALPIADRELAIRPWRRMDIDRRAEWPPYPEPYRGFNFPARSLGPAQRDLWFAERDSLPDRLNLTVDHSDQLCIAYFALTEIDFAARAVGNMGIRVAPHFCSRGLGTRALRRIVDWAFAAGLQTIRLDVAASNRRAVRSYEKAGFAITGEFWRDDHALRAVNLADPRHDDLRPHVRFDPDPQLRFWWMQVRR